The following proteins come from a genomic window of Nostoc sp. ATCC 53789:
- a CDS encoding phycobiliprotein lyase, which yields MTSLFKTAQTTDESQISEFFQESTGKWRSQRRYYTLPKGETKEIESIVTINFLEQGCDELQNLAQMHDLPDTKSLICGAAVVWESTDVLTAKKESQGSTIFGVMGNTLYRDRGFAISKPVTAQYYFSNPKTMCLRTEYNGSVFEEELKLIGSKYRTRQTIISRAGEQLMIGQYLENRIES from the coding sequence GTGACATCTCTGTTTAAAACTGCACAAACCACTGATGAATCCCAGATTTCCGAATTTTTCCAGGAATCAACAGGTAAATGGCGATCGCAACGACGCTACTACACCCTACCGAAGGGAGAAACTAAGGAGATCGAGAGTATAGTTACGATCAATTTTTTAGAGCAGGGCTGTGATGAATTGCAAAACCTAGCTCAGATGCACGATTTGCCTGATACAAAGAGTTTAATCTGTGGTGCAGCAGTTGTCTGGGAAAGTACGGATGTGCTGACGGCAAAGAAAGAATCGCAAGGTTCAACAATATTTGGAGTGATGGGAAATACCTTGTATCGCGATCGCGGTTTTGCCATATCTAAACCAGTCACCGCCCAGTATTATTTCTCCAACCCGAAAACAATGTGTTTGCGAACTGAATACAACGGTTCAGTGTTTGAAGAAGAGTTAAAGCTAATTGGCAGTAAATACCGCACCAGACAGACTATTATCTCTCGTGCTGGTGAACAGTTGATGATTGGTCAATATTTAGAAAATAGAATAGAGAGTTAG
- a CDS encoding diflavin flavoprotein → MVALTEKTEKRLTIQTVEIAQETTAIRSLDWDRDRFDIEFGLQNGTTYNSFLIRGEQTALVDTSHEKFRQLYFDTLTGLINPTDIDYLIISHTEPDHSGLVKDLLQMAPEITVVGSKVAIQFLEDFVHQPFKRRIVKNGDRLDLGNGHEFEFVIAPNLHWPDTIFSFDHKTKTLYTCDAFGLHYCSDSTFDEDLAAIEEDFHYYYDCLMGPNARSVLSALKRMGELKTIDMIATGHGPLLSHNVEELVGRYRTWSQTQAKPETVIGIFYVSEYGYSDRLAQAIANGIGKTGVAVEIVDLGSEVDLQELRELVSRCAGLIVGLPPASGAASIQSALSTVLGSAKEKQAIGVFETGGGDDEPIDPLVSKFRNLGLTTVFPAIRIKQAPTENTYKLCEEAGTDLAQWVTRDRSIKAMKSLGADLDKALGRLSGGLYIITAKKGDVSSAMLASWVAQASFKPLGFSIAVAKDRAIESLMQVGDRFVLNILEEGNFQPLMKHFLKRFAPGADRFEGVRTQPAENGAPILNDALAYMECEVVSRMDCGDHWAVYSTVYAGRVSKPDTLTAVHHRKVGNHY, encoded by the coding sequence ATGGTAGCGCTCACCGAAAAAACTGAAAAACGGCTCACCATACAGACTGTGGAAATCGCTCAAGAGACGACGGCAATTCGCTCTTTAGACTGGGATCGCGATCGCTTCGATATTGAGTTTGGTTTGCAAAACGGTACTACTTATAACTCGTTTCTCATCCGTGGGGAGCAGACTGCTTTAGTTGATACCTCCCACGAAAAGTTTCGTCAACTATATTTTGATACGCTCACCGGACTAATCAACCCAACGGATATTGATTATTTGATTATCAGCCATACTGAGCCAGACCATAGCGGTTTGGTTAAAGACTTGTTGCAAATGGCTCCAGAAATTACCGTTGTCGGTTCTAAGGTGGCGATTCAGTTTCTTGAGGATTTCGTACATCAGCCATTTAAGCGGCGGATTGTGAAAAATGGCGATCGCTTGGATTTGGGCAATGGTCATGAATTTGAATTTGTGATTGCTCCAAATTTACATTGGCCGGATACCATTTTCAGCTTCGATCACAAAACCAAAACTCTCTATACCTGCGATGCTTTTGGGCTGCATTATTGCTCAGATAGCACCTTTGATGAAGACTTGGCAGCGATCGAAGAAGACTTTCACTACTACTACGATTGCTTGATGGGGCCGAATGCGCGGTCGGTTTTGTCTGCCCTGAAGCGGATGGGGGAACTTAAAACCATCGATATGATTGCCACAGGACACGGGCCGTTATTATCTCACAATGTTGAGGAACTAGTTGGACGTTACCGCACTTGGAGTCAAACCCAAGCCAAGCCAGAAACGGTAATTGGAATATTTTATGTTTCCGAATATGGATATAGCGATCGCCTCGCCCAAGCAATTGCCAACGGGATCGGTAAAACCGGTGTCGCCGTGGAAATTGTCGATTTGGGATCTGAAGTCGATTTACAAGAACTGCGGGAACTAGTCAGCCGTTGTGCAGGGCTAATTGTTGGTCTACCTCCGGCTTCTGGTGCTGCGAGTATCCAATCTGCACTCAGCACAGTTTTAGGATCTGCCAAAGAAAAGCAAGCTATCGGCGTTTTTGAAACCGGTGGTGGCGATGATGAGCCGATAGATCCTTTAGTGAGTAAATTCCGTAATTTGGGTTTGACAACAGTTTTTCCAGCGATTCGGATTAAACAAGCGCCCACAGAAAACACTTACAAGCTGTGTGAAGAAGCGGGTACAGACTTAGCTCAATGGGTAACACGCGATCGCAGCATCAAAGCAATGAAATCTCTGGGTGCTGACTTAGATAAAGCACTGGGTAGACTCAGTGGCGGACTGTATATTATTACTGCCAAAAAAGGTGATGTATCCAGTGCCATGCTAGCCTCCTGGGTTGCTCAAGCCAGCTTCAAACCCTTGGGATTTTCCATTGCAGTTGCCAAAGATCGGGCGATTGAATCACTCATGCAAGTAGGCGATCGCTTTGTTCTCAACATTTTAGAAGAAGGCAATTTCCAACCACTCATGAAGCACTTTTTGAAACGGTTCGCCCCTGGTGCTGATCGCTTTGAAGGAGTAAGAACCCAGCCAGCCGAAAATGGAGCCCCCATCCTCAACGATGCCCTCGCCTACATGGAGTGCGAAGTCGTCAGTAGAATGGATTGCGGCGACCATTGGGCAGTATACAGCACCGTCTACGCCGGACGAGTTTCTAAACCCGATACTTTAACTGCTGTGCATCACCGCAAAGTCGGAAATCATTATTAG
- a CDS encoding pantothenate kinase produces the protein MKPQKYREEIWLALEIGNSRLHWALFIGETLYSAWDTDYLPESVIQQLAECQTLNDLLEKIFPEFKSLTNTHPLCPLLIASVVPSQTAIWQTYPNTHVITLDQVPLKGVYSTLGIDRALALWGAGKIWGFPMLVIDAGTALTFTAADSNECLVGGAILPGLGLQFATLGQKTGQLPLVEMQNFPSLPPRFAINTIEAIQSGVVYTILAGIKDFIEAWLQLFTDGKIAIKGGDRTLLLNYLQALYPEITARLIVEPNLIFWGIQEIVMGD, from the coding sequence GTGAAACCGCAGAAGTACAGAGAGGAAATTTGGCTAGCGTTGGAAATTGGGAACTCTCGGCTACATTGGGCGTTGTTTATTGGCGAGACGCTTTATTCAGCATGGGATACTGACTATCTTCCTGAGTCTGTTATACAACAGTTGGCTGAATGTCAAACCCTGAATGATTTACTAGAGAAAATTTTTCCCGAATTTAAATCTCTAACAAACACTCACCCCCTCTGCCCTCTCTTAATCGCCTCCGTAGTTCCCAGTCAAACTGCTATTTGGCAAACTTACCCAAATACTCATGTTATTACATTAGACCAAGTACCGCTAAAAGGTGTTTATTCCACACTAGGAATTGACCGCGCTTTAGCTTTGTGGGGAGCGGGAAAAATTTGGGGTTTTCCAATGTTGGTAATTGATGCTGGGACAGCGCTAACTTTTACGGCTGCGGATTCTAATGAGTGTCTAGTTGGAGGTGCAATTTTGCCGGGGTTGGGCTTACAATTTGCAACTCTCGGTCAAAAAACAGGACAATTACCATTAGTGGAAATGCAAAATTTTCCATCTCTACCACCACGTTTTGCTATCAATACTATAGAAGCTATTCAGAGTGGAGTAGTTTATACAATATTAGCTGGAATTAAAGATTTTATTGAGGCGTGGTTGCAATTATTTACTGATGGCAAAATTGCGATTAAAGGGGGCGATCGCACTTTATTACTCAACTATCTGCAAGCCTTGTATCCTGAAATTACAGCACGTTTGATTGTAGAACCCAATTTAATTTTTTGGGGAATACAGGAAATAGTAATGGGTGATTAA
- a CDS encoding RNA-binding protein: MSIYVGNLSYEVTQDALSTVFAEYGSVKRVQLPTDRETGRLRGFAFVEMSSEDEETKAIESLDGAEWMGRDLKVNKAKPREDRGGGGSFGGNRGGGGGGYNRGGGGGRY; encoded by the coding sequence ATGTCAATTTACGTTGGTAACCTCTCCTATGAAGTTACACAAGATGCGCTGAGTACTGTTTTTGCAGAATATGGTTCTGTAAAGCGCGTTCAGCTACCTACTGACCGTGAAACAGGCCGTTTACGCGGTTTTGCTTTCGTGGAAATGAGTTCAGAAGACGAAGAAACCAAAGCCATTGAATCCCTTGATGGTGCTGAATGGATGGGTCGTGACCTTAAAGTGAATAAGGCCAAGCCCAGAGAAGACAGAGGTGGCGGTGGTTCTTTCGGTGGTAATCGTGGCGGTGGTGGCGGTGGCTACAACCGTGGCGGTGGCGGTGGTCGCTACTAA
- the argH gene encoding argininosuccinate lyase, protein MTKEQTWSQRFESALHPAIARFNASIGFDIELIEYDLTGSQAHAKMLAHTGIISSEEGEQLVAGLEEIRQEYRQGRFQPGVDAEDVHFAVEKRLTEIVGDVGKKLHTARSRNDQVGTDTRLYLRDQIQQIKSELREFQGVLLDIAEKHVETLIPGYTHLQRAQPVSLAHHLLAYFQMAQRDWERLGDVSRRVNISPLGCGALAGTTFPIDRHYTAKLLDFDNIYANSLDGVSDRDFAIEFLCAASLIMVHLSRLAEEVILWSSEEFRFVTLKDSCATGSSIMPQKKNPDVPELVRGKTGRVFGHLQAMLVIMKGLPLAYNKDLQEDKEGLFDSVNTVKASLEAMTILLREGLEFRTQRLAEAVTEDFSNATDVADYLAARGVPFREAYNLVGKVVKTSIAAGKLLKDLELEEWQQLHPAFAADIYEAISPRQVVAARNSHGGTGFVQVSKALIAARAQIDQ, encoded by the coding sequence ATGACCAAAGAACAAACTTGGAGCCAGAGGTTTGAATCAGCGTTGCATCCAGCGATCGCTCGTTTTAATGCCAGTATAGGTTTTGATATTGAATTAATAGAATACGATCTGACTGGTTCTCAAGCCCATGCCAAAATGCTAGCTCACACGGGCATTATCTCCTCAGAAGAAGGTGAGCAACTGGTTGCAGGTTTAGAAGAAATTCGCCAAGAATACCGCCAAGGTAGATTTCAGCCTGGTGTCGATGCAGAAGATGTACATTTTGCAGTTGAAAAACGACTGACAGAAATTGTCGGCGATGTGGGTAAAAAACTGCATACGGCGCGATCGCGTAATGACCAAGTTGGTACTGATACTAGACTCTACCTCCGCGACCAAATCCAGCAAATCAAAAGCGAATTGCGAGAATTCCAAGGTGTTTTACTGGATATAGCTGAAAAGCACGTTGAAACTTTGATCCCAGGCTATACCCATCTGCAACGCGCTCAACCAGTGAGTTTAGCTCACCACCTCTTGGCATACTTTCAAATGGCACAACGCGACTGGGAACGCTTAGGAGATGTTTCTCGCCGCGTCAATATCTCACCTTTGGGGTGTGGTGCTTTAGCGGGAACTACTTTCCCTATTGATCGCCACTACACAGCCAAACTATTAGATTTTGACAATATTTATGCTAACAGCCTCGATGGAGTGAGCGATCGCGATTTTGCGATCGAATTCTTGTGTGCTGCTAGCTTGATTATGGTTCACCTCAGCCGCCTTGCAGAAGAAGTCATTCTTTGGTCATCTGAAGAATTTCGTTTTGTCACCCTCAAAGATAGCTGTGCTACAGGTTCCAGTATCATGCCCCAAAAGAAAAACCCCGATGTACCAGAACTCGTGCGGGGGAAAACAGGGCGTGTATTTGGTCATCTCCAGGCAATGCTGGTGATTATGAAAGGGCTACCTCTGGCATATAACAAAGACCTGCAAGAAGATAAAGAAGGTCTATTTGACAGCGTTAACACAGTCAAAGCATCTCTAGAAGCAATGACGATTTTGCTCAGAGAAGGCTTAGAATTTCGTACCCAGCGTCTAGCAGAAGCCGTAACCGAAGATTTTTCCAACGCTACCGATGTAGCAGATTACCTGGCAGCACGGGGCGTTCCTTTCCGGGAAGCTTACAACCTCGTGGGTAAAGTGGTCAAAACTAGTATTGCCGCAGGTAAACTCCTGAAAGATTTGGAATTGGAAGAGTGGCAACAACTACATCCGGCATTTGCAGCAGATATTTATGAGGCAATATCCCCCCGTCAAGTTGTGGCAGCCCGCAACAGTCACGGTGGTACTGGCTTTGTACAGGTTAGCAAAGCACTCATAGCTGCTCGCGCTCAAATCGATCAATAA
- a CDS encoding alpha/beta hydrolase, with translation MNTLFRNSRIKLSQGLVFWREVGEKTPIIFLHGAWNESSQWLSVMESLAQDFHCFAPDLLGFGESENPNIHHSIDLQVECLAEFLQAVKLEKVYLVGHSLGGWIAASYALKYPEKIDGLVLLAPEGVEIAGQEEYCRKMRRLLNYPPLMVKLLRSLTPLTKILGWHEKIAQDLQLRQSLLPYPRGCQLLFKRRQIEIEAELVQKRLYMIDVPVFILQGGQDTPDALAKSRVYAQLMPKVELKMISHAGNDLPESCAGVVALEIREFIKGN, from the coding sequence ATGAATACACTATTCCGTAACTCCCGGATAAAGCTCTCTCAAGGGCTTGTATTCTGGCGTGAAGTCGGTGAAAAAACTCCTATAATTTTTTTACATGGTGCTTGGAATGAAAGCAGTCAATGGTTATCTGTGATGGAGTCCCTTGCACAAGATTTCCATTGCTTTGCACCTGATTTATTAGGGTTTGGTGAGTCAGAGAATCCTAATATCCACCATTCGATAGATTTACAAGTAGAGTGTTTAGCTGAATTTCTACAAGCTGTCAAGCTAGAAAAAGTATATTTAGTAGGACATTCTCTTGGGGGTTGGATTGCTGCTAGTTATGCTTTAAAGTATCCTGAGAAAATTGATGGTTTGGTACTGCTTGCACCAGAGGGCGTAGAGATAGCAGGACAGGAAGAGTATTGCCGAAAGATGCGGCGATTATTGAATTATCCACCACTCATGGTTAAATTGTTGCGATCGCTAACTCCCTTAACTAAAATCCTGGGTTGGCATGAGAAAATTGCCCAAGACTTGCAGTTGCGTCAGTCGCTATTGCCTTATCCCAGAGGTTGCCAGTTACTTTTCAAACGGCGACAGATAGAAATTGAAGCGGAATTAGTGCAAAAGCGGCTTTATATGATAGACGTGCCGGTTTTTATTTTACAAGGTGGCCAAGATACACCAGATGCTTTGGCCAAGAGTCGGGTTTATGCTCAACTGATGCCCAAAGTTGAGTTGAAAATGATTTCCCATGCCGGAAATGATTTACCGGAATCTTGTGCTGGGGTTGTAGCACTTGAGATTCGGGAGTTTATTAAAGGAAATTAG
- a CDS encoding diflavin flavoprotein, whose protein sequence is MSKNKPRDVQVYPIATDTRILRSRSWSRLRFEIEYALAKGTTANSYLIESDKNAIIDPPGETFTEIYLEALQQRFHLEDLDYVILGHVNPNRAATLKALLAIAPQITFVCSNPGAINLRAALENPDLQILVMRGEETLDLGNGHNLQFIPTPNPRYADQLCTYDPQTEILYTDKLFGAHVCGDQVFDEGWEVYNEDRRYYFDCLMAPHARQVETALEKLADFPVRMYANGHGPLVRYGLIELTKSYREWSQQQTSADLTVALIYASAYGNTATLAQAIARGITKAGVAVESINCEFTEPEEIRAAVEKAGGFIMGSPTLGGHAPTPVQTALGIVLSTATNNKLAGVFGSFGWSGEAVDLIEGKLKDAGYRFGFDTIRVKFKPDDATLQLCEEAGTDFAQALKKARKVRSPSQPATTVEQAVGRIVGSLCVLTAKEGDRSSAMLASWVAQASFNPPGLTIAVAKERAVETLTHTGNKFVLNILKEGNHLGLMKHFLKPFGPGQDRFADVAAQEAENGSPILADALAYLECSVQNRMESGDHWLVYATVENGKLLDNDGITAVHHRKSATHY, encoded by the coding sequence ATGTCAAAAAATAAACCTCGTGATGTTCAAGTTTATCCAATAGCTACAGATACAAGAATACTGCGATCGCGCAGTTGGTCAAGGCTGAGATTTGAAATTGAATATGCCCTTGCCAAGGGTACAACTGCTAATTCTTATTTAATTGAAAGCGATAAAAATGCCATCATTGACCCTCCGGGGGAAACGTTTACAGAAATTTATTTAGAAGCCTTACAGCAGCGTTTCCATCTCGAAGATTTAGATTATGTAATTTTGGGACACGTTAACCCTAACCGGGCTGCAACTTTAAAAGCTTTGTTAGCAATTGCTCCACAAATCACCTTTGTTTGTTCTAATCCCGGAGCGATAAATTTACGTGCAGCGCTGGAAAATCCAGATTTGCAAATTCTGGTTATGCGGGGTGAAGAAACCCTAGATTTGGGTAACGGGCATAATTTACAATTTATTCCCACCCCGAATCCCCGCTATGCAGATCAACTCTGCACCTACGATCCGCAAACAGAAATTCTCTATACAGATAAGTTATTCGGGGCGCACGTTTGTGGAGATCAGGTATTTGATGAAGGCTGGGAAGTCTATAACGAAGATCGGCGCTATTATTTTGATTGCCTCATGGCTCCCCACGCCCGTCAAGTAGAAACTGCGCTGGAAAAACTAGCCGATTTCCCCGTGAGAATGTATGCCAATGGACACGGGCCTTTAGTACGTTATGGCTTAATCGAACTGACCAAATCTTATCGAGAATGGAGTCAACAGCAAACTTCTGCTGACTTGACAGTGGCGTTAATTTATGCGTCAGCTTATGGAAATACCGCAACTTTAGCCCAAGCGATCGCTCGTGGCATCACCAAAGCTGGGGTCGCTGTAGAATCGATTAACTGCGAATTTACTGAACCAGAAGAAATCCGGGCGGCTGTGGAAAAAGCCGGTGGTTTCATCATGGGTTCTCCAACTCTCGGCGGTCATGCACCCACACCTGTGCAAACAGCTTTAGGAATTGTGCTATCTACCGCGACTAATAATAAACTCGCTGGTGTTTTTGGTTCCTTTGGCTGGAGTGGGGAAGCAGTTGATTTAATTGAAGGTAAATTAAAGGATGCTGGTTATCGGTTTGGTTTTGATACCATCCGCGTGAAATTTAAACCCGACGATGCCACCTTACAATTGTGTGAAGAAGCCGGAACCGACTTTGCCCAAGCACTAAAGAAAGCTAGAAAAGTGCGATCGCCAAGTCAACCTGCAACAACTGTAGAACAAGCAGTTGGTCGTATTGTTGGTTCTCTGTGCGTTTTAACTGCCAAAGAAGGCGATCGCTCTAGTGCCATGTTAGCCTCCTGGGTAGCTCAAGCTAGCTTTAATCCGCCTGGTTTAACCATAGCTGTCGCTAAAGAACGGGCAGTAGAAACACTGACCCATACAGGAAACAAATTTGTCCTCAATATTCTTAAAGAAGGGAATCATTTGGGGTTGATGAAACACTTTCTCAAACCCTTTGGCCCAGGACAAGACCGATTTGCCGATGTCGCCGCCCAAGAAGCTGAAAACGGTTCTCCCATACTTGCAGATGCCTTGGCATATCTGGAATGTTCTGTACAAAACCGGATGGAATCTGGCGACCATTGGCTAGTTTATGCCACTGTCGAGAATGGCAAATTGTTAGATAATGATGGCATCACAGCCGTTCATCATCGCAAGTCGGCAACTCATTATTAA
- a CDS encoding BrnT family toxin translates to MEFEWDQSKAATNLKKHGVSFEEAKTVFGNSLAVIFDDEAHSIDEQREIIIGHSQQNLLLLICFTERSNTIRIISARLATRKEREDYERNTF, encoded by the coding sequence ATGGAGTTCGAGTGGGATCAATCAAAAGCAGCCACAAATTTGAAGAAGCACGGTGTCAGCTTTGAAGAAGCCAAAACTGTCTTCGGCAATTCTCTGGCAGTGATCTTTGATGATGAAGCGCACTCTATAGATGAGCAGCGAGAAATCATTATTGGTCACTCTCAACAAAATCTCTTGCTGTTGATTTGTTTCACTGAGCGTTCCAATACTATCCGTATCATCAGCGCCCGTCTAGCTACTCGAAAGGAACGTGAAGATTATGAACGAAACACCTTTTGA
- a CDS encoding NUDIX hydrolase: protein MNVIAFFPAAVQSTRSLWRIGQTVLGIIFRHPITGTSIIPILPDGRIVLIRRRDDGLWALPGGMVDWGEDIPNTVRRELIEETGLELVKINRLVGVYSAPDRDPRIHSICIAVEAEVHGTMEIQDTLEVMEIQAFSPNLLPSGQMSHDHTRQLQDYLNGLTTLA, encoded by the coding sequence TTGAACGTTATTGCTTTTTTTCCGGCAGCTGTCCAGTCCACACGTAGCTTATGGCGTATTGGACAAACAGTATTGGGTATTATATTTCGTCATCCCATTACTGGTACTAGTATCATCCCAATTTTACCTGATGGTCGCATAGTACTGATCCGACGGCGTGATGATGGTCTTTGGGCATTACCTGGAGGCATGGTGGATTGGGGAGAAGATATTCCCAACACAGTCCGCCGGGAATTGATCGAAGAAACCGGGCTAGAATTGGTGAAAATCAACCGTTTGGTAGGAGTTTACTCTGCACCAGACCGCGATCCCAGAATCCATTCAATTTGTATTGCGGTTGAAGCCGAGGTGCATGGGACAATGGAGATTCAAGATACTTTGGAAGTCATGGAAATCCAAGCTTTTTCTCCTAATTTGCTACCTTCAGGACAGATGTCTCACGACCATACTAGGCAGTTGCAAGACTACTTAAATGGCTTGACAACACTGGCATAA
- the larB gene encoding nickel pincer cofactor biosynthesis protein LarB — MTDEKTLRSLLQAVANGKVTPDTALDSLKNLTYESVGEFAKIDHHRQLRTGFPEVIWGPGKTPDQIAQIMEVMRLRNPVVMATRIEPAVYTVLQSKVSGLRYYDSARICAIAPPKIEPLFAGEIAILSAGTADLAVAEEAAVTAELSGFRVQRLWDVGVAGIHRLLSNRHLIESASVLIVVAGMEGALPSVVAGLASCPVIAVPTSIGYGASFGGLAPLLTMLNSCAAGVGVVNIDNGFGAAVLAGQILRTAEKLRLASAES, encoded by the coding sequence ATGACAGATGAAAAAACCTTGCGATCGCTCCTCCAAGCGGTTGCCAATGGTAAAGTTACGCCAGATACGGCATTAGACTCACTCAAAAACTTAACTTATGAATCTGTGGGTGAGTTTGCCAAAATTGACCATCACCGCCAGCTAAGAACTGGTTTCCCAGAGGTGATTTGGGGGCCTGGTAAGACTCCCGACCAAATTGCTCAAATTATGGAGGTGATGCGCCTCCGCAACCCGGTGGTGATGGCGACTCGCATTGAACCAGCAGTTTATACCGTACTGCAATCAAAAGTTAGCGGTTTGCGATATTACGATTCGGCGCGAATTTGTGCGATCGCTCCTCCTAAGATCGAACCACTATTTGCAGGTGAAATTGCCATTCTTTCTGCTGGTACTGCCGATTTAGCTGTTGCTGAAGAAGCAGCTGTAACTGCTGAACTTTCTGGTTTCCGGGTACAGCGCCTCTGGGATGTTGGCGTTGCCGGAATTCACCGTTTATTAAGTAACCGCCACCTAATTGAGTCAGCATCGGTGTTGATTGTCGTGGCAGGGATGGAAGGCGCTTTACCCAGCGTTGTCGCTGGTTTAGCGAGTTGTCCTGTGATTGCCGTACCCACCAGCATTGGTTATGGTGCGAGTTTTGGCGGGTTAGCACCTTTATTGACAATGCTTAACTCTTGTGCGGCGGGAGTAGGTGTAGTAAATATCGATAATGGTTTTGGTGCAGCAGTTTTGGCCGGGCAAATTTTGCGAACTGCCGAGAAATTGCGGTTGGCATCGGCTGAATCTTGA
- a CDS encoding PEP-CTERM sorting domain-containing protein, translated as MKNLALLSAIALTTTSGLVFGTMQTASALTWNWNYSGTGIEAIGTFTTDNTSDDLGFYQILGITGTRNGETITGLQPVGTPIPGNEPFNVDNLISLNTQQLTGDGFGYSTSGGNYSSPFFASFLPTPSYLEVFSVPPLIPGFENLGTEDSELPISFSASIITVPEPTSILSLFALATVCVPSALKRNKPSKLTDKKLEKVS; from the coding sequence ATGAAAAATCTAGCTCTACTATCTGCCATAGCCCTCACCACCACATCTGGATTGGTTTTCGGTACAATGCAAACCGCCTCTGCTTTAACTTGGAATTGGAATTATTCTGGTACTGGTATAGAGGCGATTGGTACTTTTACCACTGATAACACCTCTGACGATTTGGGTTTTTATCAGATTTTAGGAATTACGGGTACACGAAATGGTGAAACGATTACTGGTCTGCAACCTGTAGGCACTCCAATACCAGGAAACGAACCTTTTAATGTTGACAATTTAATTAGTCTTAATACTCAGCAGTTAACAGGTGATGGTTTTGGTTATTCTACATCGGGGGGAAACTATTCTAGTCCATTTTTCGCTAGTTTTTTGCCAACGCCAAGTTATTTAGAAGTTTTTTCTGTTCCACCACTGATACCAGGTTTTGAAAATTTGGGGACGGAAGATAGTGAGTTACCCATCAGTTTTTCTGCAAGCATAATCACCGTACCTGAACCCACCTCTATCCTTAGCTTATTTGCCCTCGCTACTGTTTGTGTCCCTTCAGCACTCAAACGTAATAAGCCATCTAAATTAACTGATAAGAAGCTTGAAAAAGTTTCCTAA